One region of Carya illinoinensis cultivar Pawnee chromosome 8, C.illinoinensisPawnee_v1, whole genome shotgun sequence genomic DNA includes:
- the LOC122274169 gene encoding probable serine/threonine-protein kinase PIX13, protein MGLCLGSPAHQPDPTTATSPPTPGTSSSKNIESSAISSSNGKSQFSSAISSSNGKSQFSGVSRSSEESYPNGKILETPNLKEFSFSDLKTATKNFKTDSLLGEGGFGKVFKGWMDGKTLTPSKFGTGMVVAIKKLKSESMQGFQEWQSEVNFLGRLSHPNLVKLFGYCWEDKELLLVYEFMQRGSLENHLFRRSSNVEPLSWDIRLKIAIGAARGLAFLHTSEKKVIYRDFKASNILLDGDYNAKISDFGLAKLGPSGGDSHVTTRIMGTYGYAAPEYIATGHLYVKSDVYGFGVVLLELLTGLRALDTKRPSGQQSLVEWLKPSLSNKRKLKSIMDTRMEGQYTPMAATQAAELALKCLASEPKSRPSMEEVAAALERIEARKGKPKDSKIESTAAAHGQQPIHRRSPFHAGHHGAGI, encoded by the exons ATGGGACTTTGCTTAGGATCTCCCGCTCATCAGCCTGATCCTACCACCGCCACTTCACCACCTACTCCAG GGACATCAAGCAGCAAGAACATAGAATCATCAGCAATAAGCAGCAGTAACGGGAAGAGTCAGTTTTCATCAGCAATAAGCAGCAGTAACGGGAAGAGTCAGTTTTCAGGAGTAAGTAGAAGTTCAGAGGAGTCATATCCTAATGGAAAAATCTTGGAGACACCCAACTTGAAAGAATTCAGCTTTTCGGATTTAAAGACCGCGACTAAGAATTTCAAGACGGATTCTTTGTTGGGAGAGGGAGGCTTTGGGAAAGTTTTCAAGGGTTGGATGGATGGGAAGACGCTCACGCCCTCAAAGTTTGGCACTGGCATGGTGGTTGCTATCAAGAAATTGAAATCAGAAAGCATGCAAGGTTTCCAAGAGTGGCAG TCAGAAGTAAATTTTCTTGGAAGACTATCTCATCCAAACCTGGTCAAACTATTCGGATACTGTTGGGAGGATAAAGAGCTGCTCCTTGTGTATGAATTCATGCAGAGGGGAAGCCTGGAGAATCATCTTTTTAGAA GGAGTTCTAATGTTGAGCCGCTTTCTTGGGACATACGGCTCAAAATAGCCATTGGAGCAGCACGGGGCCTGGCTTTCCTACACACTTCAGAAAAGAAAGTCATATATAGAGATTTTAAGGCCTCAAATATACTGCTTGATGGG GACTACAATGCAAAAATATCAGATTTTGGCTTGGCAAAATTGGGACCTTCTGGTGGTGACTCACATGTGACAACCAGAATTATGGGCACATATGGTTATGCTGCTCCAGAATATATAGCAACGG GTCATTTGTACGTGAAGAGTGATGTATATGGCTTTGGTGTGGTACTGCTCGAGTTGCTTACAGGGTTACGAGCACTTGATACGAAGAGGCCTAGTGGGCAGCAATCTTTGGTTGAATGGCTTAAGCCATCTCTTTCTAAtaaaagaaagttgaaatccatAATGGATACGAGGATGGAGGGCCAATACACTCCAATGGCAGCAACACAGGCAGCAGAACTCGCTCTGAAATGCCTGGCATCAGAACCTAAAAGCCGCCCATCCATGGAAGAAGTGGCGGCAGCTTTGGAGCGTATTGAAGCAAGAAAGGGAAAACCAAAGGATTCAAAAATCGAGTCTACCGCTGCAGCTCATGGCCAACAACCTATTCATCGTCGTTCTCCCTTTCATGCAGGGCACCATGGTGCTGGAATTTGA
- the LOC122319088 gene encoding heterogeneous nuclear ribonucleoprotein H2-like codes for MYGQRGAMLGSGGFSDGYEVGSKRQRMMESNPYFAVSSSTSGFQPYGYGGGFHPPPFPVVRLRGLPFNCTDVEIFKFFAGLDIVDVLLVNKNGRFSGEAFVVFAGSIQVEFALQRDRQNMGRRYVEVFRCKRQDYYSAVAAEVNYEGIYDNDYHGSPPPARSKRFSDKDQLEYTEILKMRGLPFSVKKTEIGEFFRDFKLVEERIHIACRPDGKATGEAYVEFASAEEAKRAMSKDKMTIGSRYVELFPSTPDEARRAESRSRQ; via the exons ATGTACGGACAGAGAGG GGCAATGTTGGGAAGCGGGGGGTTTTCGGACGGGTACGAGGTCGGCTCAAAGAGACAAAGAATGATGGAATCCAATCCCTACTTCGCAGTGAGCAGCAGCACAAGTGGCTTTCAACCTTATGGCTATGGTGGTGGCTTTCACCCCCCTCCCTTTCCAGTGGTCCGACTCCGGGGGCTTCCCTTCAACTGCACCGATGTTGAGATTTTCAAGTTCTTTGCTGGACTGGACATTGTTGACGTTTTGCTGGTCAATAAGAATGGACGGTTTTCAGGAGAAGCCTTTGTGGTGTTTGCAGGATCAATTCAAGTAGAGTTTGCTTTACAGAGAGACAGGCAGAACATGGGTCGGAGGTATGTGGAAGTTTTCAGATGCAAGAGGCAGGATTATTATAGTGCTGTAGCAGCGGAGGTAAACTATGAAGGAATTTACGATAATGACTACCATGGAAGCCCACCTCCAGCTCGATCAAAGAGGTTCAGTGATAAGGACCAGCTGGAGTACACTGAAATATTGAAGATGCGCGGCCTCCCCTTTTCTGTGAAGAAAACTGAAATTGGTGAATTTTTCCGGGATTTCAAGCTGGTAGAAGAAAGGATACACATTGCATGTCGCCCTGATGGGAAAGCTACCGGAGAGGCGTATGTAGAGTTTGCATCTGCGGAGGAGGCTAAGAGAGCGATGAGCAAAGACAAGATGACAATTGGGTCCAGATATGTGGAGCTGTTTCCTTCAACACCAGATGAAGCAAGAAGGGCTGAATCGAGGTCAAGACAGTGA